In one window of Bemisia tabaci chromosome 4, PGI_BMITA_v3 DNA:
- the mbl gene encoding uncharacterized protein mbl isoform X8: MGLASGQPLVPGQVPTVVGGKLALAPAPHPALQHASQLGLMATTPYLTGMPQVNSTFSPYFSPAPMMPTLVAQDPTGSLGMVQQTVVAATTAQQKMARSDRLEPSTAATSMSLAASPIELAGRKRTRNPSDDLLMMDMKAVGQLYYDNFAFPGMAYKRAAGDKSGVPMYQPGATATYQQLLQPFVPVSCEYRLPLAAAGNMAAFTTGVALNKAPTVTVPATPSHPQQFLRYPTPSAQSQFALPTLPSQSISNFLAAAQLNASTATTNNNNNNDEDSQLVPFKKMKTT, translated from the exons ATGGGCCTGGCGTCCGGGCAACCTTTAGTACCAGGCCAAGTTCCCACAGTG GTCGGAGGTAAGCTGGCGTTGGCCCCCGCCCCTCACCCAGCCCTTCAGCACGCCTCTCAACTAGGCTTAATG GCAACGACGCCGTATTTAACAGGGATGCCCCAAGTTAACAGCACGTTCAGTCCATATTTTAGCCCAGCACCAATGATGCCTACTTTAGTCGCCCAAGATCCAACAGGATCCCTGGGAATGGTTCAACAAACTGTGGTCGCCGCCACCACAGCCCAACAAAAGATGGCGCGCTCCGATAGACTAGAG CCCTCAACCGCTGCCACCTCTATGTCTCTTGCCGCATCTCCCATCGAGCTTGCCGGAAGGAAACGAACCCGAAATCCATCCGATGACTTATTAATG atggatATGAAAGCAGTTGGTCAGCTTTATTATGATAATTTT GCATTTCCTGGGATGGCGTACAAACGAGCCGCAGGTGATAAGTCTGGAGTGCCTATGTACCAGCCTGGTGCTACAGCAACGTACCAACAGTTGTTGCAACCATTTGTGCCGGTCTCATGTGAGTACAGGCTTCCGCTTGCTGCCGCTGGTAATATGGCTGCGTTCACTACCGGTGTCGCTTTAAATAAAGCACCAACGGTAACAGTTCCAGCCACCCCCTCTCACCCCCAACAGTTCCTTCGATACCCAACACCCTCTGCTCAGTCCCAGTTTGCCCTTCCAACCCTTCCCTCTCAGTCCATTTCAAATTTCCTAGCCGCTGCCCAATTAAATGCTTCTACCGCTACAACAAATAACAATAACAACAATGATGAGGACTCGCAATTAgtaccttttaaaaaaatgaaaacaacctag